DNA sequence from the Deltaproteobacteria bacterium PRO3 genome:
GGGCTCTACCTGAAGGCCCTGCTCGAGGGGCTCGACCGGCTCCCTCCGCGCGACCCCGAAATCCGGCGGCGCCTCCAAGCGGAGGCCGCCCGCCTCGGCCCCGAGGCGCTCCACCAAAGGCTGCGCGCGATCGACCCCGAAAGCGCGGCTCGGATCAGCCCCCGCGACCCGAACCGCCTGGTACGCTACCTGGAGATCGCCGAGCTCAGCGGCCGTCCGCCCGCGGAGCTGCTCACCCGCCGGCGCCCGCCGGTCTTGCGTTTCCCGACCGAAACCTATTGGCTCCGCGGCGAGCGCGAGCTATTGCGGCGGCGCATCGCCGAGCGGGTCGACGAGATGCTGGCCTCGGGCTGGTTGGAAGAGGTGAGGGCGCTGCTCGCGCGCGGGATCGACCCGCGGCGCTTGGAGATCCGCCCCATCGGCTACGCCGAGTTGGCCGAGGTCGTCCTAGGGGGGAAGGCCTTGGAGGAGGCCCGGGCGGAGATCGTCGCGCGTACCCAGGCCTACGCCAAGCGCCAGGAGACCTTTTTCCGGGGCCAGTTCAGCCACGCCGCCTATCAGGGCGGCGGCAGCCGTCTGCGGATCCTCCCGACTTATCCACAGGCAATTTCCTGATTTCTAAAGGGAAAATTCACAACCTTGGCGGCTTCGGGACGATAAATATCGAGGGGAGATAGGGGTTTTCCGTTCAGGGATATGGAAGACGTGTTTGGGGTCCTGCCAAGAACGGTAAAACCTAATTAAAACATATAGATGCGGACAAGCGGCGAGGGTTCGCGCCGGGCGTCCGTGGGGCACACATGACACCACCAGGGGCACCTCAGGGTAAGGGTGTATCCGGGAAACCCAGTCTTTCCTTGGAGACCCTGCCAGAACTTTGCGTGACGGTTCCGACCCTTTTTCAAGGGCCCGGGGACCTCTCCGCCCCCGACTTGCAGCGGCCGCTCTTTTGGGCGGAGCGCCAGCACGGGGAGATGCTGCGCCAGGCCCTGACGCTGCCCCGCACCCCGCCGTTTTACCTCTCGGCCTTTTTCCGCAGCAACCGGGACCCTTCCTCCCCTTATCTCATCAAGACGGATGTCTTTCCCCGTCTCCCGGTCCAGGGGAACTTCCATGCCCTCACCTACGACTCCGAGGCCGCCCGCTACC
Encoded proteins:
- a CDS encoding tRNA (adenosine(37)-N6)-dimethylallyltransferase MiaA, with translation GLYLKALLEGLDRLPPRDPEIRRRLQAEAARLGPEALHQRLRAIDPESAARISPRDPNRLVRYLEIAELSGRPPAELLTRRRPPVLRFPTETYWLRGERELLRRRIAERVDEMLASGWLEEVRALLARGIDPRRLEIRPIGYAELAEVVLGGKALEEARAEIVARTQAYAKRQETFFRGQFSHAAYQGGGSRLRILPTYPQAIS